From the genome of Malus sylvestris chromosome 13, drMalSylv7.2, whole genome shotgun sequence:
GGATTTACGTGGTTATCCACTTCGGTAAATTAATCGACAAGGGTCGGGGTTAGGGGAGAGTAGTGGGTGTAGTAGTCCTACACTGAGACCATTTGGTAGGGTGGTGGATAATATAATACATGGAAGTGGTAGTGAGTCATTGACTGGTAGTGGCGAGCAGGATGGTGCGCAAGGGGGAGGCGTGATGACGATGGATGGTAACTTGCATGGCACGCGGGTGGAACAAATCAGGGAAAGAAAGGCGAGGGAGGAATTGGAGTGGCAGGCAAGGGAGAAAGCTTTTGACGAGGGGTTGATTGGGTCGGGGGGAACGGTTGAGTCTGGAGTAGAGAATTTGGTGCTGTTTAGTTTGGATGAGGTGGAGAATGGTACTAAGGGTGGGGCTGTGTCTGAAGATCTTGGGGGTGGGTTTGATTTGAATCTTATGCCGATGGACGGTGATCTTGGTGGTGAGAGGGTGGGAGTGGTGATCAAGGGAGAATCAGAGCTTCTTCCAGTGGGGGGTAGTCAAGATTCGGATCCCTTTAATTTGGGGCCAATTATTAAGGCTATTTCTCGGGAGAGGAAGATAAGGAAGCGAGGGTTAAAGGAGGTTGAAAGGTTTGATGCGGCTCTGGCTATAGGGGACTTTAGGTGTGTTTGACGTTGGTCGTCAACTGTTCTGTCTGAGGCGGAGGAGACCAGCCTTGAGGGGTCTCCAAGTGCCCAATGAAGCTACTAGCATGGAACTGTCAGGGTATCGGGGGTGACCTGACATTTGACAATTTGATGGAGCAATGTAGCCTCCACACCCCCGACATGGTGATCCTACTAGAAACAAAGAACAAATCTAGGCGCTATGGTTATCTAAAAAGGAGGATGGGAATGGAGTATATGCATGCAGTGGAACCTTGTGGCATTGGTGGTGGGATGTGTTTGTTTTGGAGGGATGTGTCACATGTGTCTCTTATGAAATATGCAGATTTTGTCATTGAGGTTAAAATATGGGATAGTTGTAAGCAGTGTTTTTGGCGCCTTTTTGCCATTTATGCTAGTACggatgcaaaaaaaaaagaaaagaagcaaTGGGTGGCTTTGAGTGGATGCCTTGAAAAAGAAAGTGATAGATGTCTCCTCATTGGGGATTTTAATGATATTCTGAGTAATGATGAGAAAGAAGGGGGTAACTATAGAACATTGGCTAGTTTGCGGGACTTTCGTGATTTTGTGGCGCGGAATGAACTTATAGATTTGGGCTATGACGGTTATCCGTTCACATGGAGGAATAATAGGGAGGTAATGCCAATTCAACAAAGATTAGATCGTGGTTTGGCAAGTTTGGGATGGTATGAGCTCTATCCGGATACGAAGATTCTACATGTGGTGTTGGAAGGTTCTGATCATGCCATGCTTGTTCTTTCCATGGAGAAGCAGTGGGTTCGGAGGGGGCGACAGTTTACGTATGATGCGAGGTGTGGAAAGTTAGAGGAGTGTCGAGACTTGGTGGCTAAGGAATGGGGGGGGGGAGTTAAGGGGGATCTTATGCTTACGGGGGTTGTGAGAAACTTAAGAGATTGAGGCGGTGTCTTCGGATTTGGTATAAGGAGAGGGGTCAGAATTCTAAGAGGATAATTGACCGGTTGAAAGGTGCGCTCTGGCTGGCTTTGTAGTCAAATAATTTTGGTTGGGCGAAGGTTAGGTGAATG
Proteins encoded in this window:
- the LOC126595275 gene encoding uncharacterized protein LOC126595275, which encodes MKLLAWNCQGIGGDLTFDNLMEQCSLHTPDMVILLETKNKSRRYGYLKRRMGMEYMHAVEPCGIGGGMCLFWRDVSHVSLMKYADFVIEVKIWDSCKQCFWRLFAIYASTDAKKKEKKQWVALSGCLEKESDRCLLIGDFNDILSNDEKEGGNYRTLASLRDFRDFVARNELIDLGYDGYPFTWRNNREVMPIQQRLDRGLASLGWYELYPDTKILHVVLEGSDHAMLVLSMEKQWVRRGRQFTYDARCGKLEECRDLVAKEWGGGVKGDLMLTGVVRNLRD